One genomic region from Bradyrhizobium icense encodes:
- a CDS encoding MATE family efflux transporter translates to MHAPVTPSKVTTAQVFAIAGPAMVANLTTPLIGIVSTTAIGRLGDATLLGGVALASVLFDCMFWLFGFLRMSTVAFTAQSLGAGEMSELRAILARGLIVAAVIGAALIALQIPLATILLGAMGGSESVTRAAKTYFAIRIWSAPLALGNYVVLGWLVGQARAKLALGTQITINLINVAATVVLVLALDFGIAGAAIAALIAEAAGLILGLFVARRLSKGRLAVSRAMLFDPARLMRMLSVNRDIMIRTASLIAAFLFFTAQGARAGDVTLAANAVLNNFLLFGAFFLDGLANAAEQLCGRAYGARDKSAFAGAVKLVVMWGFGFALAVAACFLLFGNAFVDIMTASAEVRRIARDYLPFVIFAPLLGVFAFAFDGIYIGATWARDMRNLMVASLVIFLAAWFALRSFGNAGLWGALLVHYAARGGLEALRYPALLRKSFA, encoded by the coding sequence ATGCACGCGCCCGTAACGCCGTCCAAAGTCACGACGGCACAGGTGTTTGCCATCGCGGGACCCGCGATGGTCGCGAACCTGACCACGCCGCTGATTGGCATCGTCTCGACCACCGCCATCGGGCGGCTCGGCGATGCCACGCTGCTCGGTGGCGTGGCCCTGGCCTCGGTGCTGTTCGATTGCATGTTCTGGCTGTTCGGCTTCCTGCGCATGAGCACGGTCGCGTTTACGGCGCAATCGCTCGGCGCCGGCGAGATGTCGGAACTGCGCGCCATCCTGGCGCGTGGGCTGATCGTCGCGGCGGTGATCGGCGCGGCCCTGATTGCCCTGCAGATACCGCTGGCAACTATTCTGCTGGGCGCAATGGGCGGCAGCGAGAGCGTCACGCGCGCGGCAAAGACGTACTTCGCGATCCGGATCTGGTCGGCACCGCTCGCGCTCGGCAACTACGTCGTGCTGGGCTGGCTGGTCGGGCAGGCGCGGGCCAAGCTGGCGCTCGGCACGCAAATCACCATCAACCTCATCAACGTGGCGGCGACCGTCGTACTGGTGCTGGCGCTCGATTTCGGAATTGCCGGCGCCGCAATCGCCGCGCTGATCGCGGAAGCCGCAGGCCTGATACTCGGCCTGTTCGTCGCCCGCCGCCTTTCGAAAGGGCGACTCGCGGTTTCCCGCGCGATGCTGTTCGACCCTGCCAGACTGATGCGGATGCTTTCGGTCAATCGCGACATCATGATCCGCACCGCCTCGCTGATCGCGGCGTTTCTGTTCTTCACTGCGCAGGGCGCGCGTGCCGGCGACGTGACGCTCGCCGCCAATGCCGTACTCAACAATTTTCTGCTGTTCGGCGCCTTTTTTCTCGATGGCCTCGCCAACGCCGCCGAGCAACTCTGCGGCCGGGCCTATGGCGCCCGCGACAAATCGGCCTTCGCCGGCGCCGTCAAGCTCGTCGTCATGTGGGGCTTTGGGTTTGCGCTCGCGGTCGCCGCCTGCTTCCTGCTGTTCGGGAATGCGTTTGTCGACATTATGACGGCAAGCGCGGAGGTGCGGCGCATCGCGCGCGACTATTTGCCGTTCGTGATTTTTGCGCCGCTGCTCGGCGTGTTCGCCTTTGCCTTTGACGGCATCTATATCGGCGCCACCTGGGCGCGCGACATGCGCAATCTGATGGTGGCTTCGCTGGTGATCTTCCTCGCCGCGTGGTTTGCGCTGCGGTCGTTTGGCAATGCCGGACTGTGGGGCGCGCTACTGGTCCATTACGCCGCGCGCGGTGGATTGGAGGCGCTGCGGTATCCGGCGCTGTTGAGGAAGTCGTTCGCTTAG
- a CDS encoding ligase-associated DNA damage response exonuclease: protein MRPHDILLPVAAGLCCKPGGFHIDPVRPVERAVITHGHSDHARPGHGAVLATQETLDMMRLRHGDHFAGSTQAIRYGEEVRLGDVKIKFHPAGHVLGSAQIAVSCKDICIVASGDYKDAIDPTCTPFEVVPCDVFITEATFGLPVFRHGDAADEVKKLLDSVALFPERAHLVGAYSLGKAQRVIALLREQGYDAPVYLHGAMEGITRYYESRGVALGELRLVRGIKKADLAGTITLAPPQATSDIWTRRFPDPVTAFASGWMRVRARARQRGVELPLVISDHADWDGLTATIAATGAGEVWVTHGQEDALVHWCRTRGLAARPLDLVGYGDEEEHEAIAADEAEA, encoded by the coding sequence ATGCGTCCGCACGACATCCTGTTGCCAGTTGCCGCCGGCCTGTGCTGCAAGCCGGGGGGCTTTCATATCGACCCCGTTCGCCCGGTCGAGCGCGCCGTGATTACCCATGGCCATTCCGACCACGCCCGGCCCGGCCACGGCGCCGTGCTCGCCACGCAGGAAACGCTCGACATGATGCGGCTGCGCCATGGCGACCATTTTGCGGGCAGCACGCAGGCCATTCGCTACGGCGAGGAAGTCCGGCTCGGCGACGTCAAGATCAAGTTTCACCCGGCGGGCCACGTACTAGGGTCGGCACAGATCGCCGTGTCCTGCAAGGATATCTGTATCGTCGCTTCCGGCGACTACAAGGACGCCATCGATCCGACCTGTACGCCGTTCGAAGTCGTGCCCTGCGACGTCTTCATCACCGAGGCGACCTTCGGCCTGCCGGTGTTCCGTCATGGCGATGCGGCGGACGAAGTGAAAAAGCTGCTCGATTCCGTCGCGCTGTTTCCGGAGCGCGCGCATCTTGTCGGCGCCTATTCTCTCGGCAAGGCGCAGCGCGTAATCGCGCTGTTGCGCGAGCAGGGCTACGATGCGCCGGTCTATCTGCATGGCGCGATGGAAGGGATCACGCGCTACTATGAGAGCCGCGGCGTCGCGCTCGGCGAGCTGCGGCTGGTGAGAGGCATCAAGAAGGCCGATCTTGCCGGCACCATCACGCTAGCGCCGCCACAGGCTACCTCTGACATTTGGACACGGCGATTCCCCGATCCGGTCACGGCGTTTGCCTCGGGCTGGATGCGAGTGCGGGCGCGTGCCCGCCAGCGCGGCGTCGAACTGCCGCTGGTGATTTCCGATCACGCCGACTGGGACGGCCTGACCGCCACAATCGCGGCGACCGGCGCCGGCGAGGTCTGGGTCACGCATGGGCAGGAAGACGCGCTGGTGCATTGGTGCAGAACGCGCGGGCTCGCCGCGCGGCCGCTCGATCTCGTCGGCTACGGCGATGAGGAGGAACACGAGGCGATCGCGGCTGATGAGGCCGAGGCATGA
- a CDS encoding DUF6460 domain-containing protein, translating into MPNDVRDLPASNDGLYRFLGGSPLSVAFRLILLSILVGVVLAAIGFDPWNILHSIRMLFQRLWDLGFDAVNWLWRYFLLGAVIVIPIWLLSRLFGAPRGR; encoded by the coding sequence ATGCCCAACGACGTCAGAGACCTGCCGGCCAGCAATGACGGCCTGTACCGTTTTCTCGGCGGCTCGCCGCTGTCGGTGGCGTTCCGGCTGATTCTCTTGTCGATCCTGGTCGGCGTGGTGCTCGCCGCCATCGGCTTCGATCCCTGGAATATCCTGCACAGCATCCGCATGCTGTTCCAGCGGCTGTGGGATCTCGGCTTCGACGCCGTGAACTGGCTGTGGCGCTACTTCCTGCTCGGCGCCGTGATCGTGATTCCGATCTGGTTGTTGTCGCGGCTGTTCGGCGCCCCGCGCGGGCGCTAG
- a CDS encoding DUF952 domain-containing protein, producing the protein MPTIYKITPASAWREAERQGVYRGSSDDLRDGFIHFSTASQVAETARKHYFGQTGLFLVAVNADALGDALRWERSRNDELFPHLYGELDLGAVTAILDMRARSDGTHDIPELLP; encoded by the coding sequence GTGCCCACGATCTACAAAATCACTCCCGCCTCGGCCTGGCGCGAGGCCGAACGGCAGGGCGTCTATCGGGGCAGTAGCGACGATCTGCGCGACGGTTTCATTCATTTCTCGACCGCCTCTCAGGTCGCCGAGACCGCGCGCAAGCATTATTTCGGCCAGACCGGCCTGTTCCTGGTCGCGGTCAACGCCGACGCGCTGGGGGATGCGTTGCGCTGGGAGCGTTCGCGCAATGACGAACTGTTCCCACACCTCTACGGCGAACTCGATCTCGGCGCGGTGACCGCGATCCTCGACATGCGCGCGCGCTCCGATGGCACGCACGACATTCCGGAGCTACTCCCGTGA
- a CDS encoding MBL fold metallo-hydrolase — protein sequence MQLQFVGCGDAFGSGGRFNTCFHVTGANVNFLIDCGASSLPALKRLGIARDDIDLILVTHFHGDHFAGLPFLLLDAQFTRRSRPLVIAGPQGIETKLASLMEALFEHSSKTKQRFDLSVVALEPEQSRTFGDVKVTAYPVVHGESGGPFLAYRIEAEGRVIAYSADTEWTETLIPAGRGADLFVAEAYYYDKIVKNHLSLKTLAAHLPEINPKRLVLTHMSEDMLGRLGELPYRAAHDGMVVEL from the coding sequence ATGCAATTGCAATTTGTCGGTTGCGGCGACGCGTTCGGTTCCGGCGGCAGGTTCAACACCTGCTTTCACGTCACGGGCGCCAACGTCAATTTCCTGATCGATTGCGGCGCGTCGTCGCTGCCGGCCTTGAAGCGCCTCGGCATCGCGCGCGACGACATCGACCTGATCCTGGTCACGCATTTCCACGGCGACCATTTTGCCGGCCTGCCTTTTCTGCTGCTAGACGCGCAGTTCACGCGGCGCTCCCGCCCGCTCGTCATTGCCGGCCCGCAAGGCATCGAGACGAAACTCGCCAGTCTGATGGAAGCGCTGTTCGAGCATTCATCGAAGACAAAACAGCGCTTCGATCTTTCCGTCGTCGCGCTCGAGCCGGAGCAGAGCCGGACGTTCGGTGACGTCAAGGTCACAGCGTATCCTGTCGTTCATGGCGAATCCGGCGGGCCGTTCCTGGCCTACCGGATCGAGGCCGAGGGCCGCGTTATCGCCTACAGCGCCGACACCGAGTGGACGGAGACACTGATCCCGGCGGGGCGCGGCGCCGACCTGTTCGTCGCCGAAGCCTATTACTACGACAAGATCGTCAAGAACCATCTCAGCCTGAAAACGCTGGCAGCGCATCTGCCCGAGATCAACCCGAAACGGCTGGTCCTGACGCATATGAGCGAGGACATGCTCGGACGGCTGGGCGAATTGCCCTATCGTGCCGCCCATGACGGCATGGTCGTCGAGCTCTAG
- a CDS encoding class I SAM-dependent DNA methyltransferase produces the protein MPARLFLSSGDLMADRRFEFARDLQLKGDLPAAADLLLQAIELAPNFSSAWFTLADIREQLGEHDAAISAFRQARASDPGDRRGAGLRLMRLGAEPLAGMSQAYVQTLFDQYAPRFETSLVDDLGYRGPALLFKAVLVVRSAACKPAFFKRAIDLGCGTGLAASAFAKEVDHFTGIDLSPRMIERARATGVYAELDVADMLQGLRARRGASADLILAADAMVYVADLAAVLAEGARVLAPGGLLAFTAETHDGEGVIIGQGLRYAHAAANVRAAVEGAGLKLSLLEDRSARNEDNVPVPGLVAVAAKT, from the coding sequence ATGCCTGCCCGCCTTTTTCTGTCCTCCGGCGATCTGATGGCCGACCGCCGGTTTGAATTCGCGCGCGATCTGCAATTGAAGGGCGACCTGCCCGCCGCTGCCGATCTGCTGCTGCAGGCGATCGAGCTGGCGCCGAATTTCTCGTCCGCCTGGTTCACGCTCGCCGATATCCGCGAGCAACTCGGCGAGCATGACGCGGCGATCTCGGCGTTTCGTCAGGCCCGGGCCAGCGATCCCGGCGACCGCCGTGGCGCCGGACTTAGGTTGATGCGGCTCGGCGCCGAACCATTGGCCGGCATGTCGCAGGCCTATGTGCAAACGCTATTCGACCAATACGCGCCGCGGTTCGAAACCTCGCTGGTGGACGATCTCGGTTATCGCGGCCCGGCGCTGCTGTTCAAGGCGGTGCTGGTCGTGCGATCAGCCGCGTGCAAGCCGGCGTTCTTCAAGCGCGCCATCGACCTCGGCTGCGGTACCGGGCTGGCAGCGTCGGCGTTTGCAAAGGAAGTCGACCATTTCACTGGCATCGATCTGTCGCCGCGCATGATCGAGCGGGCGCGCGCCACGGGCGTCTATGCCGAGCTTGATGTCGCTGACATGTTGCAGGGCCTGCGCGCAAGGAGGGGAGCCAGCGCCGATCTCATTCTCGCTGCGGACGCCATGGTCTATGTTGCCGATCTCGCAGCCGTACTGGCTGAAGGCGCGCGCGTGCTTGCACCAGGTGGCCTGCTTGCTTTCACCGCCGAGACCCATGACGGCGAAGGCGTCATTATCGGCCAAGGGCTGCGCTACGCCCATGCTGCCGCTAACGTGCGCGCCGCGGTCGAGGGGGCGGGCCTTAAATTATCCCTGCTGGAAGATCGCTCCGCCCGCAATGAGGACAATGTTCCCGTGCCTGGGCTGGTCGCCGTCGCCGCGAAAACTTGA
- a CDS encoding quinone-dependent dihydroorotate dehydrogenase, with protein sequence MIRAFDAFSLPLLRWFDPEDAHRMAIQGLRLLPPVKPRADDHKLAVRAFGLNFPNPIGMAAGFDKSAEVPDALLRLGFGFVEIGTVTPKPQGGNPRPRLFRLERDEAVINRMGFNNDGAETALRRLAARAHHGGIIGVNVGANKDSPDRVADYVKLIETFAPVASYFTVNVSSPNTPGLRNLQQAAALDELLAKVIDARERVRRNAGDSPVLLKIAPDLSLAELDDVVHIARSRRVDGMIVANTTLARPSSLREQARAKEQGGLSGRPLFRLSTRMVAETYVRTEGAFPLIGVGGIDSGGAALTKIRAGASLIQIYSSLVYKGLGLVDNIKNDLASTLLRTGRDSLSEIVGADAATITAEDWPVR encoded by the coding sequence GTGATCCGCGCTTTCGACGCTTTTTCGCTGCCGCTGTTGCGCTGGTTCGATCCGGAGGACGCCCATCGCATGGCGATCCAGGGCTTGCGGCTGCTGCCGCCGGTCAAGCCGCGCGCCGACGACCACAAACTGGCGGTGCGCGCCTTCGGCCTGAATTTTCCCAATCCGATCGGCATGGCCGCGGGCTTCGACAAGAGCGCGGAAGTGCCCGATGCGCTGTTGCGGCTCGGGTTCGGCTTTGTCGAGATCGGCACCGTGACTCCGAAACCGCAGGGTGGCAATCCGCGGCCGCGGCTGTTTCGTCTTGAGCGGGATGAAGCGGTGATCAACCGCATGGGCTTCAACAATGACGGCGCCGAAACCGCTTTGCGCCGTCTTGCGGCGCGCGCCCACCATGGCGGCATCATCGGCGTCAACGTCGGGGCGAACAAGGATTCGCCCGACCGTGTCGCCGATTACGTCAAGCTGATCGAGACCTTTGCGCCGGTTGCGAGCTATTTCACCGTCAACGTCTCCTCGCCGAACACGCCGGGCTTGCGCAATCTGCAGCAAGCGGCTGCGCTCGACGAACTGCTCGCCAAGGTGATCGATGCGCGCGAACGGGTGCGGAGGAATGCCGGCGATTCGCCCGTGCTGCTGAAGATCGCGCCGGATCTGAGTCTCGCAGAACTCGACGACGTCGTGCACATCGCGCGCTCGCGCCGCGTCGACGGCATGATCGTCGCCAACACCACGCTGGCGCGCCCTTCGTCCCTGCGCGAGCAGGCCCGCGCGAAAGAGCAGGGCGGCTTGTCCGGACGGCCGCTGTTTCGACTATCGACCCGCATGGTGGCGGAGACTTATGTCCGCACCGAGGGCGCCTTTCCGTTGATCGGCGTCGGCGGCATCGATTCCGGCGGCGCGGCGCTGACTAAAATCCGCGCCGGCGCCAGCCTGATACAGATCTATTCGTCGTTGGTTTACAAGGGGCTTGGTCTCGTCGACAACATCAAAAACGATCTTGCCTCCACCTTGCTCCGCACGGGGCGCGACTCGCTATCCGAAATCGTCGGTGCGGATGCCGCGACGATTACCGCCGAGGACTGGCCGGTGAGGTGA
- a CDS encoding PAN domain-containing protein — translation MRTGRLLMACMVALAFLAAALSARPALAQSNFDRPGGDYFSAPVISGDPAECALICERDRRCRAWSFNYPTALANRAVCWLKSNVPARVQSDCCVSGVRGAGVVERRNEAMETSIDRFGGDYKSFDLKSNDGGDDACKAACAADNKCRAWTYARPGYAGKEAHCFLKKDIKPPRRKAGFTSGVVR, via the coding sequence ATGAGGACTGGTCGCCTGCTCATGGCGTGTATGGTGGCGCTCGCCTTTTTGGCGGCGGCTCTATCCGCGCGCCCGGCGCTAGCGCAGTCCAATTTCGACCGACCCGGCGGCGATTATTTCAGCGCCCCCGTAATCTCGGGCGATCCGGCGGAATGCGCGCTGATCTGCGAACGCGACCGCCGCTGCCGGGCCTGGAGTTTCAACTATCCGACCGCCCTTGCCAACCGCGCGGTGTGCTGGCTCAAGAGCAACGTGCCGGCGCGGGTGCAGAGCGATTGCTGCGTCTCCGGCGTGCGCGGCGCCGGCGTGGTCGAACGGCGCAACGAGGCCATGGAGACCTCGATCGACCGCTTTGGCGGCGACTACAAGAGCTTCGACCTCAAGAGCAATGACGGCGGCGACGACGCCTGCAAGGCCGCCTGCGCCGCCGACAACAAATGCCGCGCCTGGACCTATGCCCGGCCGGGCTATGCCGGCAAGGAAGCGCACTGCTTCCTGAAGAAGGACATCAAGCCGCCGCGAAGGAAAGCGGGCTTTACGTCAGGCGTGGTGCGGTAG
- a CDS encoding S24 family peptidase — protein sequence MARQAKAQRILTHSQVWTALDRLAERAGMSPSGLAKRAGLDPTTFNKSKRITADGQERWPSTESVSKALAATNSSIETFVQLIGDGARGQQTVPLLALAQAAGGHFDDSGFPAGKGWDEVALPTPSDEHAYALEISGDAMKPTYRDGDIIVVSPGTPIRRGDRVVLKTSDGEVMVKELKRRTTRSLELQSLNPAHADRTLDADDVAWIARIVWASQ from the coding sequence ATGGCCAGACAGGCCAAGGCGCAACGCATTCTGACCCACAGCCAGGTCTGGACCGCGCTCGACCGGCTGGCGGAACGTGCCGGCATGTCGCCCTCAGGGCTTGCTAAGCGCGCCGGCCTCGATCCCACCACGTTCAACAAATCCAAGCGCATAACCGCCGACGGCCAGGAACGCTGGCCGTCAACGGAATCCGTATCCAAGGCGCTGGCTGCGACCAACTCGTCGATCGAGACGTTCGTGCAATTGATCGGCGACGGCGCGCGCGGCCAGCAGACGGTGCCGCTGCTCGCCCTTGCGCAAGCCGCCGGCGGCCATTTCGACGATTCCGGCTTTCCCGCCGGCAAAGGCTGGGACGAAGTGGCGCTGCCGACGCCCAGCGACGAGCACGCCTACGCGCTGGAAATCTCGGGCGATGCGATGAAGCCGACGTATCGCGACGGCGACATCATCGTGGTGTCGCCGGGCACGCCGATCCGGCGCGGCGACCGCGTTGTGCTCAAGACGTCAGACGGCGAAGTGATGGTCAAGGAATTGAAGCGCCGGACCACCAGGAGCCTGGAACTGCAGTCGCTCAATCCTGCGCATGCCGACCGCACGCTGGACGCCGACGACGTCGCCTGGATCGCCAGGATCGTGTGGGCAAGCCAGTAA
- a CDS encoding mismatch-specific DNA-glycosylase, producing the protein MTDVLSDLLQHSLRIVLCGTAAGTTSAAERAYYAHRQNKFWKILHETGLTPELLRPNQYRNLLQYRIGLTDLVKAGVGMDRATLPKLTAVDRARLSNAIATFRPRFLAFTSKTAGEKFFDSKRDYGEQLEPIGDTRVWILPSTSGAANGSWRPEIWHRFADEVRAANARESH; encoded by the coding sequence GTGACGGACGTGCTGAGCGACCTGCTGCAACATTCCCTTCGCATCGTATTGTGCGGAACTGCCGCCGGGACGACGTCCGCCGCTGAGCGGGCCTACTACGCGCACCGGCAAAACAAGTTCTGGAAGATCCTGCACGAGACCGGACTCACGCCGGAGTTGCTGCGGCCAAATCAATATCGCAATCTCCTGCAGTATCGGATCGGCCTGACTGATCTCGTGAAAGCGGGGGTGGGGATGGACCGCGCCACGCTTCCCAAATTGACAGCGGTGGATCGCGCCCGGTTGAGCAATGCCATCGCGACATTTCGTCCACGATTTCTCGCATTCACCAGCAAGACCGCCGGAGAGAAATTCTTCGATAGCAAGCGCGACTATGGCGAGCAGCTTGAACCGATCGGCGATACCAGGGTGTGGATACTGCCGTCGACCTCGGGCGCCGCCAATGGAAGCTGGCGTCCGGAGATCTGGCACCGCTTTGCGGATGAGGTCAGGGCGGCGAACGCGCGGGAGAGTCACTAA
- a CDS encoding ATP-dependent DNA ligase: MNRFAELLDRIAYEPGRNNKLRLITAYFRDTPDPDRGYALAALTGALSFKHAKPGLIRDLIMDRADPVLFGLSYDYVGDLSETVALMWPKGVVAGEQSLLGYPSPPPSPARGEGAQLSAGLSARTKPKAAAKTLSVPSPFAEEGQGEGYQTGGVGNDRRLHNLHNNPPAPTLSEVVTTLRTLGKTELPRQLARWLDELDETGRWALLKLVTGAMRIGVSARLAKTAAAALGDKDPHEIELIWPGLAPPYLDLFAWLEGRGDKPVNRDPAPFRPVMLAHAIEDTDFGALDPADFIAEWKWDGIRVQAVSGRDERGHMQGRLYSRTGEDITKSFPDLVPSLHLPGAIDGELLVLRGGRVQTFNVLQQRLNRKVVSPKLTKDFPIHLRAYDLLGDDENDLRELPFAERRAHLERFVRKLDDPRIDLSPTIAFDSWDALMAARADPASAGAGEDAEAVEGVMLKRRDAPYLPGRPKGQWWKWKRDPHIIDAVLMYAQRGHGKRSSYYSDYTFGVWTNGEDGEQLVPVGKAYFGFTDEELLQIDRFVRRNTTEKFGPVRHVVHEPDHGLVLEVAFEGLARSPRHKSGVAMRFPRISRLRWDKPPREADRLETLERMLKDVTAN; this comes from the coding sequence ATGAACCGCTTCGCCGAACTGCTCGATCGAATCGCCTATGAGCCCGGCCGCAACAACAAGCTGCGGCTGATCACGGCCTATTTCCGCGATACGCCCGATCCCGACCGCGGCTACGCGCTGGCGGCGCTGACAGGCGCGCTGTCGTTCAAGCATGCCAAGCCGGGGCTGATCCGCGATCTGATTATGGATCGCGCCGATCCGGTGCTGTTCGGGCTGTCCTATGATTACGTCGGCGACTTATCCGAAACAGTCGCGCTGATGTGGCCGAAGGGGGTGGTTGCCGGCGAACAATCTTTGCTGGGCTACCCCTCTCCCCCGCCCTCCCCCGCAAGAGGGGAGGGAGCGCAGTTGAGTGCAGGGCTGTCAGCGCGGACAAAACCCAAAGCCGCAGCAAAGACTCTTTCCGTCCCCTCCCCCTTTGCGGAGGAGGGCCAGGGAGAGGGCTACCAGACGGGTGGTGTCGGTAATGACCGACGGCTCCACAACCTCCACAACAACCCGCCTGCCCCCACCCTCTCCGAAGTCGTCACCACCCTTCGCACGCTCGGCAAGACCGAACTGCCAAGACAGCTCGCGCGCTGGCTCGACGAGCTCGACGAGACCGGCCGCTGGGCGCTGTTAAAGCTGGTCACCGGCGCGATGCGGATCGGAGTTTCGGCGCGGCTAGCGAAAACGGCCGCAGCGGCTTTGGGCGACAAGGACCCGCATGAGATCGAATTGATCTGGCCGGGGCTCGCCCCGCCCTATCTCGACCTATTCGCGTGGCTGGAAGGCCGCGGCGACAAGCCGGTCAACCGCGATCCCGCGCCGTTCCGCCCGGTGATGCTGGCGCATGCGATCGAGGACACGGATTTCGGGGCGCTAGATCCGGCCGATTTCATCGCAGAATGGAAATGGGACGGCATTCGCGTGCAGGCAGTCTCGGGCCGCGACGAGCGCGGGCACATGCAGGGGCGGCTCTATTCGCGCACTGGCGAGGATATCACAAAAAGCTTCCCTGATCTCGTCCCGTCGCTGCATCTGCCCGGCGCCATCGACGGCGAGCTGTTGGTGCTGCGCGGTGGCCGCGTGCAGACCTTCAACGTGCTGCAGCAGCGGCTCAATCGAAAAGTCGTTTCGCCGAAATTGACCAAGGACTTTCCAATTCATCTGCGCGCCTACGACCTGCTCGGCGATGACGAGAACGATCTGCGCGAACTGCCTTTCGCCGAGCGCCGCGCACATCTCGAGAGGTTCGTCAGAAAGCTGGATGACCCGCGCATCGACCTGTCCCCGACGATCGCGTTCGACAGTTGGGATGCGCTGATGGCCGCGCGTGCCGATCCGGCAAGTGCCGGCGCTGGTGAAGACGCCGAGGCGGTCGAGGGCGTGATGCTGAAGCGCCGCGACGCGCCCTATCTGCCGGGCCGGCCCAAGGGGCAGTGGTGGAAGTGGAAACGCGATCCGCACATCATCGACGCCGTGCTGATGTATGCGCAGCGCGGACACGGCAAGCGCTCGTCCTATTATTCGGACTACACCTTCGGCGTCTGGACCAATGGCGAGGACGGCGAGCAACTGGTGCCGGTCGGCAAGGCCTATTTCGGCTTCACCGACGAAGAACTCTTGCAGATCGATCGTTTCGTCCGCCGCAACACCACGGAAAAATTCGGACCCGTCCGCCATGTCGTGCATGAGCCGGATCATGGCCTGGTGCTAGAAGTTGCCTTCGAGGGGTTGGCGCGCTCGCCGCGGCACAAATCCGGCGTCGCCATGCGGTTTCCGCGCATCAGCCGGCTGCGCTGGGACAAGCCGCCGCGCGAGGCCGACCGGTTGGAGACGCTGGAGCGGATGCTGAAGGACGTGACGGCAAATTAA